CCAGCACTAGCATTGGAGATATTTCCGGAATAACTGCCCGGAGTTGCTGTCGATGCCAAACGCACATAAATGGTTGTTGAAGCAATCGTACCTGCAGCACCAACCGTAATTGGTGAAGTGCTGCTGCCTACATTCGCTGAAAAATCCGAAGTAGTGGAAACCTCAAATCCAACAGGAGGGGTAACCGTAATGCCGGCAGCCATATTGGTTCCCGAAACGGTATAAGATGTTGTTGCCGAAGCTGTTCTGTAAGTTGTTGTTAAAGCGGAAAGCGTACCGCTCACATTGATTGTCGGTGTAAGGGCTTCAGGTACGATTTCGCCTGTGCTTAAAATAGCAGCGTGGCCTGAATATCCTGTAAATGAAATTTTAGCAAGTTGGGTATTGTCCAACCCTGATGCATTTGACCCAACAAAAATCTTACCAGCTGTTCCCGAAGCGCCTGCAGTTCCGGTCCATCCTGTAATCGTCAGCGTAGTACCGTTCCAGGTAATGAGATGGCTGTCTGCAAAAGTCAGCGTATGTGATCCTGCTCCCAAAGCAATAGTGGCATTGTTGTTCAGGTTTAAGGTACCTACTGTTTGCGTGAAACCCGTAGCTGTTCCCAAAGTACCGCCATTTAAGGTAACATTGGTTGAAGAAGCCAAAGCATTTGCAACCCCTAAATCCAATTTACCTCCGGCTATTGTAGTGGTACCTGTATAGGTATTGGCACTGGTCAGGGTTAAAGTACCCGCACCGTTTTTAATGATATTTCCGCTTCCTGCAAGCCTTGTTGTCAGTGTGTTCACTGCGCCTGCCCCGAAAGTAGTATTTCCTGATTGATTTATTGTAAGTGTATGTCCGCTTGCGAGGTTGATGGTTTGTGCAATAGTTCCCGTAACAGCCGTCCATGAGCTTGAAAGTCCGCTGATGGTTTGAGCGCTGTTGTTCAGGTTAATGGTCGTGGTATTGGTTGAAGTCTGTGCCAATGTCAAAGCCCCTGTACCCATTGATGAACCGCTGCTGACAGTCAGTGTGCCGTTGCCGATGCTTGTCCCGCCGGTAAGGTTATTGCCGGTTCCTGATAAAACCAAAGTTCCTGCCGCCTGTTTGAACAATGTTCCCGACCCGGTGGCATTTCCTGAAAAAGTAATTGAGTTTGCCGCGCCGCTTGGCTCGATCCTCGTATCGGCGCTGAGGCTTACAGTACCCTGCCATATTACGGCACCGGTATTGATATCCAATGAAGGCGTTGTTGTCTGGTTTGGATTAAATACCAAAGCCTGTGACGCGCCGCCGTAAGTTCCTGCCGCGTTAAAGCGAAGGCTTCCTGCAGTGTTAATGGTTACTGTCCCGGTTGTAGGTAATGAATTCACAGCGTCTATACGCATCCTTCCTGTACCACCTCCGGTTGCACCAATGGTTGTACCTCCTGTATAAGTATTGGTTCCGGAAAGGTTGAAATTACCGGTATTTGTAGCATTGAAAGAAAGCAGCCTTCCCGTACCGCTAATATTGCTGCTGATGACGATATTTCCCGTCCCATCGATATTCACGACGTTTGCCGTAGCGTTCCCGAGGACAATGCCTAAGGTTGTTCCTGATGCACCGCCCTGATTGTTTTGGAAGGTGAAGTTCCCCCCGGCATTCCTTATAATCGTGTTGCTTACCCCATTTACGGTTGCACCGTTCAATGTCAGTGTTCCGCTTGCGCCACCGCTGCTGTTCCCGACAAGCGGCATGTTTGTGGTTTTAGCCGAAGTCAATTCGATGGCTCCAACCTGTACATTGCTATTCGTATTGGAATTGATCCCGACTCCGACAGAAGTGCTCGTGGGATTGGCGCCAAACTGTGTTATACCGGTACTTGTAGGTACTGAGCCGCCGGTCCAGTTGCTGCCCGTAAGCCAGGCTGAGCCGCCAGTGCTTGTCCACAATTGGGCGCTTGCCTGGTGAAGGCCAAACAGCAGGAAAGCCAAAAGAATGAAGCTGTGTTTTAAAGAAACCACGCATTTTACTTTTGCGGCTGGGTTGTTAAGTAGCATTTTTTTCATAAGTAGGGTGTAAACTTTATTCTGTTAAAAATTCGCAACAAATTTAGTTTTATTTAAAAGTACACATGGGCATCCCTTATTACTATATGGTTAAAACTAAACGGCTGTTTTTTAATTTAATGTAAACAAAGCTAAATAGTCATAACTAAAAAATCCCGCAAGTTCGTTGCGGGATTTTTTTAAATGAGGTAACTGGCAGGATTTGTGCGGTTACCTGATGAGTTTGAGTACATTCCCCGCAGCGTTCCTTATGAAATAAATACCTTTTGAAAGATTGCTGATATTTAATTCGGTCGTGTTTTCCGCTCTCATAATTTCTTTCCCGCTGATATCTGATAGGGTTACATCTGCGGCAGCGTTGAAATAAATCATATTGCCATTTGCAGGATTAGGGTAGAAGCTGAAACGGTTGTTAATTTCTAAATCCGGTGTGCCCAATACAACATTTGTAAACCCGATATCATCCAGTGCCAATTGCGCACGGCTTCCCGTTCCGCTGATATAATAATACACCCAGCGTATTTCCACAAAATTCTGGTTGAGGCATTCCGCAGGCAATGGCGTTACGATATCCTGTGAAGTATTGTCATCGCCGCTGATATATTCCTGTACCTGCGGGAACTCGGTCCACCCGGCATTTGGGTTGCCGTTGCCGTTGCCAATACGGTATTGCATCCTCAACCCGTAAACCCGGTTGTTTTTCAGGATCGTCCTTCCGGTCCAGTTCAGGTCAGCCGAATCTACGAAGGTATCGCAACCGCATAAATTGTCTGCATTGGTATTAAGTGCCAGGACTATGGCACCGGCACGGCCGTTATCAATCATGGCCCCTGTGGCCTGAGTTGGATCTGAGCCGTCACATACTCCGGTAAACTGTGAGTTTCCAGTATTTATAAATGAAACGCCGTTATCGCCTTCGCCTGAAAATCTTGACCTGTTTGTAAGGTTGTATAGGCAATGCCAATCCTCGACAAATTGTACATCCAGGCTGGGATCAGTAACCGAATGTGTCCAGAAAGCCATGTGTTCCGGGAAGGTATTTATTGCCGAGGCTGGATCCCATGCCGTAAAAACCGGGCCAGCTTCCGGTTGTAAGTAAAACGGTTCAGGATCCGTCACATTCACGGCAACGGTAACACCGGAAAGATTTACAACAGCGTCGGAAACACCTGTAGTGCTGATGGTCAATGTTCCGGTATAACTGCCTGCGCTTAGAGCGTTCATCCTTACGTATACTATAGTTTCATTTACGATTCCGCCGCCTGGTGTCAACGTTAAAGCGTTTGTAAACCCTGTAGCGTCAGACAATGAAATCTCAAAACCGGCTGTAGCGGATAAAGTGATGTCGCCCGTAAGATTGCTTCCGGAAACGTTTACCGTGTGTGCCGGTGAAGGCGCGCCCAAAATCTGGTCAAAAGTCATCGCAGTCTCATCAACAGCCAGTTGTGGCGTATTGGATTGTGCGATCGATACATCGTCAATAATCAGTTTTCCGGCAGTACCACTTCCATCGCCCCTTGTTACTTTAAAGCGCACCAGCACTGCAGCCTGGTTGTTTGCAGCAGCAGGAAGCGCATAACTGTAATCTGCGAAATCGGCCTGGTCCGCATTCGGAAGCGAAGCGATTTGCTGTGTACCAATCCATGTCGAACCGGCATCCAGGGAAGTTTCCATTGTCAGGATGACATTCCTTGTTCCGGTCCCGTCACCGTTCAGCATTGATTTTGCCTTAAAGGAAAATGCCAGTGAAGAAGCCGATGTCATGTCGAGGCTCACGCGTACATCACCTGTAAAGGAACTTGTCGGGATGATGCTCAAAGCCGCTGGATCAGAAAAATAAACCGTTTCATCACGGAAAATCCTTGTGGCCGTGGCAGTCGGATTGACAAGGTTTCCGGTCCAGTTTGGAATAAATGCCACATCAGTACCTTCAGTAAAAGTAGCGTCGAAGCTTTCTGTTGCGGGAAACATGCTGATTTGCGCAAAAGCGCCCGTTCCAAAAACCAGCAATAATGGGATTAGTAATTTTTTAATCATATTGTTTTATTTAAAGTTCAATTGTAATCCGAGGCGGAATTGTTCTTTCCATTTAAAAGGGTCGACCGCTTCTTCTTTCAGGATGTTAAAGTACTGAAATTTTATCATAGCATCAAAACCGTCAATCTGGTAAGCGATAGCTGGTGAAAACCTCCTGGAATTGCCTTTGACAAGATCATTCAGGTCCAATTCCTCATACCTTGCAGAAAGGATGGTCCTGATGCTTTTGGCAAAATAATTCAGCTGCGCCACATAACCACCGGAAAGGAAGTAACCGCCGGTTTGCGCTGCAGCAAGATTGTGCAATAATGGATCGTTGGCCAAGGCCGGTTCTCCCTTCACCTGGTGCATTTCAAACTGCCCCGAAAAACCCATGTATTGAAAAGCAGCATCAAATCCATAAACATATTTCTTCCCATTGATGACTTTCAGTCCGTATTCGCCTTCCGCATTTTCCGGAAACACTTCGCCTTCAGGCAGTGTTTTGTTGGCATAGCGCGCATTAATTCCTATTGTAAACATGGGAATCGGGGTAATCCTGTCGTCAATATCGCGGTAACGGAATCGGGATGGATAAGAAAAATCAACCCTTGCCGCATATTCCGGCTGTCCGCTGGCATCATTATCGCCCTGGAGTGAAAGTTCGCCCAAACCGGTGTAGATTCCGGCGTAAACATTCAGGCGCTGGTTCAGGAAATCTTTCATAATGGTTACACCCACATCCCTTTGGCTGAAAATATCGCCGCGAACCAGATCGGCACGTTGCCAATATGGGGAATATGCGAAAGGCACCATCGAGCTCCTCGAGTAAAATAATTTGCCATATCCCACCTGCACATCGAAGAGTTTCAGCCCTTTGTATTTTACGTAAGCATCCATCAATCCCGGATTTTCCGGATCGGGTTGCGCATTGCTGTTATTGGCAGACATGTCGGCGAAATCCATCTGCAGTTCATACTCCCAGATGTTCCCGATACGGCCCTCGAGCTGCAATTGTGCATCGCGCAATTTAAAGCGGTCTTTGTCTTTTTCAAATTCACCATCCTTCAAAGCACGATAATTGTAATAGGCGGACACGCTACCGCTGATTTCAAGCGTATGGTTCCCATTGGTCAGTGTGAGTTGTGCCGAAGCGCCTGAAACCGACAATAAAATAAGATACAGGTAGAAATGTTTCATGATTATTGTTGTTCAGGGTTTTTGAAGAAGTATAGTTTTTTCATATCGTCGCAAAGCACCAGCATGTTCCCGTCTTTATCGAAAGTGAGGCCTTCGGGATTGATTAACGGGAGTGTCCATCTGGCAACCACTTCATATGTTTTCGGATCCAGTTTAAAAACAGTACGGTCTTCGTCACTGAGCACCCACAAATGATTGTCATGGTAAGTCGCCGCAGAAATATCACGTGCGATTTTACTAAGGTTGATTTCATTTTCGACTTTTAAATCGGCATCCAGTTCGAATAAATACACAGGGTCTTTTTCAGTCAGGATCACGAATTTGTTTTTGGCCTTGTTGAATGTCAGTGCTTCATAGCCTTTATTCCTTCCTCCGGAATA
This genomic stretch from Flavobacterium pallidum harbors:
- a CDS encoding porin; amino-acid sequence: MKHFYLYLILLSVSGASAQLTLTNGNHTLEISGSVSAYYNYRALKDGEFEKDKDRFKLRDAQLQLEGRIGNIWEYELQMDFADMSANNSNAQPDPENPGLMDAYVKYKGLKLFDVQVGYGKLFYSRSSMVPFAYSPYWQRADLVRGDIFSQRDVGVTIMKDFLNQRLNVYAGIYTGLGELSLQGDNDASGQPEYAARVDFSYPSRFRYRDIDDRITPIPMFTIGINARYANKTLPEGEVFPENAEGEYGLKVINGKKYVYGFDAAFQYMGFSGQFEMHQVKGEPALANDPLLHNLAAAQTGGYFLSGGYVAQLNYFAKSIRTILSARYEELDLNDLVKGNSRRFSPAIAYQIDGFDAMIKFQYFNILKEEAVDPFKWKEQFRLGLQLNFK
- a CDS encoding SdiA-regulated domain-containing protein — encoded protein: MINLRFNVAALLLFSALHAQKAAGIKPYNSISLEIPEPSDICVSESGKTYIVSDKGWLFETDAEGTIVRKADYAGIDNEAVYADNQFVYAVEEATRKVRIFDAGTLKLVRTVTLSYSGGRNKGYEALTFNKAKNKFVILTEKDPVYLFELDADLKVENEINLSKIARDISAATYHDNHLWVLSDEDRTVFKLDPKTYEVVARWTLPLINPEGLTFDKDGNMLVLCDDMKKLYFFKNPEQQ
- a CDS encoding T9SS type A sorting domain-containing protein, translating into MIKKLLIPLLLVFGTGAFAQISMFPATESFDATFTEGTDVAFIPNWTGNLVNPTATATRIFRDETVYFSDPAALSIIPTSSFTGDVRVSLDMTSASSLAFSFKAKSMLNGDGTGTRNVILTMETSLDAGSTWIGTQQIASLPNADQADFADYSYALPAAANNQAAVLVRFKVTRGDGSGTAGKLIIDDVSIAQSNTPQLAVDETAMTFDQILGAPSPAHTVNVSGSNLTGDITLSATAGFEISLSDATGFTNALTLTPGGGIVNETIVYVRMNALSAGSYTGTLTISTTGVSDAVVNLSGVTVAVNVTDPEPFYLQPEAGPVFTAWDPASAINTFPEHMAFWTHSVTDPSLDVQFVEDWHCLYNLTNRSRFSGEGDNGVSFINTGNSQFTGVCDGSDPTQATGAMIDNGRAGAIVLALNTNADNLCGCDTFVDSADLNWTGRTILKNNRVYGLRMQYRIGNGNGNPNAGWTEFPQVQEYISGDDNTSQDIVTPLPAECLNQNFVEIRWVYYYISGTGSRAQLALDDIGFTNVVLGTPDLEINNRFSFYPNPANGNMIYFNAAADVTLSDISGKEIMRAENTTELNISNLSKGIYFIRNAAGNVLKLIR